From Brevibacillus marinus, a single genomic window includes:
- the acnA gene encoding aconitate hydratase AcnA, producing the protein MSNKDAYQVKSTLQVGNRTYTYYRLQGLEEKGIGPVSKLPFSIKILLEAAVRQFDGRAITKEHVQQLANWTEERNANSEVPLMPARIVLQDFTGVPAVVDLAAMRDAMKKAGGDPKRINPLVPVDLVIDHSVMVDAFGSPEALETNMRLEFERNEERYRFLRWAQTAFDNFRAVPPATGIVHQVNLEYLATVVATREVNGEIVAFPDSLVGTDSHTTMINGLGVLGWGVGGIEAEAGMLGQPLYFVTPEVVGFKLTGSLSEGATATDLALTVTQMLRKKGVVGKFVEFYGPGLSNISLADRATVANMAPEYGATMGFFPVDAETLNYLRQTGRSEELIQLVEAYTKAQGLFRTDDTPDPVFSETLELDLSTVVPSLAGPRRPQDRVELTAMKETFQNSLRAPIDKGGFGLPEEKIAAQAEVVHPNGEKSVLKTGSIVIAAITSCTNTSNPSVMLGAGLVAKKAVEKGLKKPAYVKSSLAPGSRVVTQYLKDAGLQEYLDQLGFHTVGYGCTTCIGNSGPLPEEISKAIVENDLTVAAVLSGNRNFEGRIHALVKANYLASPPLVIAYALAGTVDIDLTKDPIGTGKDGQPVYLKDIWPTPQEIAEATKKAMNPEFFRAEYEHVFTANQRWNEIETPAGDLYAWDENSTYIQEPPFFKNLTNEPGQITNITGARAIALLGDSVTTDHISPAGNIAPNSPAARYLQEKGVERKDFNSYGSRRGNHEVMMRGTFANIRIRNQMAPGTEGGVTTYLPTGEVLSIYDASMKYQASNTPLVVLAGKEYGTGSSRDWAAKGTFLLGIKAVIAESYERIHRSNLVGMGVLPLQFANGESWRSLGITGKETFDIIGLDDDIQPGQTAKVKATREDGSTFEFDVIVRLDSTVEIDYYKNGGILQTVLRQLMDENPVAVS; encoded by the coding sequence GTCCAACAAAGATGCCTATCAAGTAAAATCGACCCTGCAAGTAGGCAACCGCACCTACACCTACTACCGCCTGCAGGGGTTGGAGGAAAAAGGGATTGGTCCGGTTTCCAAGCTGCCGTTCTCGATCAAGATCCTGCTGGAAGCCGCCGTTCGCCAGTTCGACGGTCGGGCGATCACCAAAGAGCACGTACAGCAGTTGGCCAACTGGACGGAAGAGCGCAACGCCAACAGCGAAGTGCCGCTGATGCCTGCCCGCATCGTCCTGCAGGACTTCACGGGTGTGCCGGCGGTGGTGGACCTGGCAGCGATGCGCGATGCGATGAAAAAAGCAGGCGGCGATCCGAAACGGATCAATCCGCTCGTTCCGGTTGACCTGGTGATCGACCACTCGGTGATGGTTGACGCGTTCGGTTCGCCGGAAGCGCTGGAAACCAACATGCGGCTGGAATTCGAGCGCAACGAAGAGCGCTACCGCTTCCTGCGTTGGGCGCAAACGGCCTTCGACAACTTCCGCGCCGTGCCGCCGGCAACCGGGATCGTGCACCAGGTCAACCTGGAATACCTCGCTACGGTAGTCGCCACGCGGGAAGTAAACGGGGAAATCGTCGCGTTCCCGGACTCGCTGGTGGGGACGGACTCGCACACCACGATGATCAACGGTTTGGGCGTCCTCGGCTGGGGCGTGGGCGGTATCGAGGCGGAAGCGGGCATGCTCGGCCAACCGCTCTACTTCGTGACGCCGGAAGTAGTCGGCTTCAAGCTGACCGGTTCCTTGTCCGAAGGAGCGACCGCGACCGACCTCGCGCTGACCGTCACCCAGATGCTGCGGAAAAAAGGCGTGGTCGGCAAGTTCGTCGAGTTCTACGGTCCCGGTCTGTCCAACATTTCGCTGGCTGACCGTGCGACAGTGGCCAACATGGCTCCGGAATACGGCGCAACGATGGGCTTCTTCCCGGTCGACGCGGAGACGCTGAACTACCTGCGGCAAACCGGACGCAGCGAAGAGCTGATCCAGCTGGTCGAAGCCTACACCAAGGCGCAAGGGCTGTTCCGCACCGACGACACGCCGGACCCGGTCTTCAGTGAAACGCTGGAACTGGATCTCTCCACCGTGGTCCCCAGCCTGGCAGGTCCGCGCCGTCCGCAAGACCGCGTCGAGCTGACCGCGATGAAGGAAACCTTCCAAAACAGCCTGCGTGCGCCGATTGACAAAGGCGGGTTTGGCCTGCCCGAAGAGAAAATCGCCGCTCAGGCGGAAGTGGTTCACCCGAACGGCGAGAAGAGCGTGTTGAAAACCGGTTCCATCGTGATTGCCGCGATCACCTCCTGTACCAATACATCCAACCCGAGCGTCATGCTGGGGGCAGGGCTTGTCGCGAAAAAAGCGGTGGAAAAAGGGCTGAAAAAACCGGCGTACGTGAAAAGTTCGCTGGCACCCGGTTCCCGCGTCGTGACGCAGTACCTGAAAGACGCAGGGCTGCAGGAGTACCTCGACCAGCTCGGCTTCCATACCGTTGGTTACGGCTGCACCACCTGCATCGGCAACTCCGGTCCGCTGCCGGAAGAAATCAGCAAAGCGATTGTCGAGAACGATCTGACCGTGGCAGCGGTGCTCTCCGGTAACCGCAACTTCGAAGGACGCATTCACGCCTTGGTCAAGGCCAACTACCTGGCTTCGCCGCCGCTGGTTATCGCCTACGCGCTGGCCGGAACGGTCGACATCGACCTGACGAAAGATCCGATCGGCACCGGCAAAGACGGCCAACCTGTCTACCTGAAAGACATTTGGCCGACGCCGCAGGAAATTGCGGAGGCGACGAAGAAAGCCATGAATCCGGAATTCTTCCGCGCCGAGTACGAACATGTCTTCACGGCCAACCAGCGCTGGAACGAGATCGAGACCCCGGCTGGCGATCTGTACGCGTGGGATGAGAATTCCACCTACATCCAGGAGCCGCCGTTCTTCAAGAATTTGACCAACGAACCGGGCCAGATCACGAACATCACCGGCGCGAGAGCGATCGCCCTGCTCGGCGATTCGGTCACCACCGACCACATTTCACCGGCAGGCAACATCGCCCCGAACAGTCCGGCCGCCCGCTATCTGCAGGAAAAAGGCGTGGAGCGGAAAGACTTCAACTCCTATGGTTCCCGCCGCGGCAACCACGAAGTGATGATGCGCGGCACCTTTGCCAACATCCGCATCCGCAACCAGATGGCGCCCGGTACGGAGGGCGGCGTGACCACCTACCTGCCGACAGGGGAAGTGCTCTCCATCTACGACGCCAGCATGAAATATCAAGCGAGCAACACCCCGCTCGTCGTCCTGGCAGGGAAAGAGTACGGCACCGGAAGTTCCCGCGACTGGGCGGCAAAAGGTACGTTCCTGCTCGGCATCAAAGCGGTGATCGCGGAAAGCTACGAACGGATTCACCGCTCCAATCTGGTCGGCATGGGCGTCCTGCCGCTGCAGTTCGCCAACGGCGAAAGCTGGCGCTCGCTGGGCATCACCGGCAAAGAGACGTTCGACATCATCGGACTGGACGATGACATCCAGCCGGGCCAAACGGCGAAAGTCAAAGCAACCCGCGAAGACGGCAGCACGTTTGAATTCGACGTGATCGTCCGGCTCGACAGCACGGTGGAAATCGACTACTACAAAAACGGCGGCATCCTGCAGACGGTGCTTCGCCAACTGATGGATGAAAATCCGGTGGCCGTAAGCTAA
- a CDS encoding GerAB/ArcD/ProY family transporter — MERISAYQAGLIGVVCVVAITAIHVPAQMMAFAKQHIYLSCLAGALVSAFSLWLLSRISFRFPQHDLFEALITRFSAFGRIISFSYLLFFFFVLVRDIRVVTDFTNLFMLQRTPVIVLALLYVISAVLIARGGIEILARMTELFVPIMIILALFFPLLLAKFVNFAAFQPLLDVDWTGVGLGTWYVIPYIGEIILLPFLFVKQTFRARHGLSGLFLGTFLLLIVLVMELLVLGVEITPRMLFPTYALARQIEITDFLDRLDLFMFSLYLPTVMIKISYSLYFICHGLRRVVPRIDAKVVAAPVGLLAMSCSFWFFRSIVGVINLQHLWTGVALIFILVIPLLLFLILRPKSAEEA; from the coding sequence ATGGAACGAATTTCCGCTTATCAGGCGGGGCTGATCGGGGTTGTGTGCGTGGTAGCCATCACCGCGATTCACGTCCCGGCGCAAATGATGGCGTTCGCCAAGCAGCATATCTATCTTTCCTGTCTCGCTGGTGCGTTGGTAAGCGCGTTTTCCTTGTGGCTGCTTTCCCGGATCTCGTTCCGCTTTCCGCAACATGATTTGTTTGAGGCGCTGATTACCCGCTTTTCCGCCTTTGGCCGGATCATTTCGTTCTCCTATCTGCTTTTTTTCTTTTTCGTCCTCGTGCGCGACATCCGGGTGGTCACGGATTTTACCAATCTTTTTATGCTGCAGCGGACACCGGTGATTGTTCTGGCCCTCCTGTACGTGATCTCCGCTGTCTTGATTGCCCGCGGCGGGATTGAGATCCTCGCGCGGATGACCGAATTGTTTGTGCCGATTATGATCATTCTGGCCCTGTTTTTCCCTCTGCTGCTGGCGAAATTTGTAAATTTCGCCGCCTTTCAACCCCTGCTGGATGTGGACTGGACAGGCGTCGGCCTGGGGACCTGGTATGTCATTCCGTACATCGGAGAAATCATCCTGCTGCCGTTTCTCTTTGTGAAACAGACGTTTCGCGCGCGCCACGGCCTGTCCGGACTTTTTCTGGGCACGTTCTTGCTGCTGATCGTGCTCGTCATGGAACTGCTCGTGCTGGGCGTCGAAATCACCCCCCGCATGTTGTTTCCCACTTATGCGCTGGCGCGGCAGATCGAAATCACCGATTTTCTCGATCGCCTGGATCTGTTTATGTTTTCCCTCTACCTGCCGACGGTGATGATCAAGATCTCGTACAGTCTCTACTTTATCTGCCACGGCCTCAGGCGCGTCGTCCCCCGGATCGATGCCAAGGTAGTCGCAGCGCCGGTCGGGCTGTTGGCGATGAGCTGCTCATTCTGGTTTTTCCGCAGCATCGTCGGGGTGATCAATCTGCAGCACCTGTGGACGGGGGTTGCCCTGATCTTTATCCTCGTGATTCCGCTCCTGCTGTTTCTCATCCTGCGTCCCAAGTCGGCGGAAGAAGCGTGA